CGCGGACCGGCGTCGTCGTGGTCAGCCACCGCGGCAGCAAGCGCTACTCGCTCGAGGCGCTCGCCAAGGCGAAGGCCGGTGGCGGCGTGGGCGTGGCGATCACGGGCAAGGGCCACGACGGGCTCGCCGCGGCTGACCACGTGCTCCGCACGGTGGACCAGGAGAGCTCGGCCGCGCACACCGTCAGCTACACGACCGCCCTGGCGCTCCTCGTCACGCTCGCCGCCGGCGTCGGCAAGAACGAGGGGCTCCTCCACGAGCTGGAGGAGATCCCCGACATGCTGGCGCTCCTCCTCGGACAGGAGGCGTGGGAGGAGCTGGCCGCGCGCTTCGCGGGCCGCCGCCGCTACTGGTTCGTCGGCGGCGGGCCCAACACGGCGACCGCGTACGAGGCGGCGCTCAAGATGAGCGAGGCCAACCACTCGATCGCGCTCGGGCTCAACTGCGAGCAGTTCCTCCACGGTCCGTGGGCCGCGCTCGACGCCGAGGACGTGGTCTTCGTGATCGCGCCGCCCGGGCCGTCCCACGAGCGCTGCCTGGCCGTGGCGCGCGTCGCGAAGGAGGTGGGCGCGCCGGTCGTGGCCCTGGCGCGCGAGGGCGACGACGGGCTCGCCCGGCTCGCGGCGGAGACGATCGCGCTGCCGGCGGTGGACGAGCTCCTGTCACCGATGCTCGCCGTCGTCCCGC
The sequence above is drawn from the Candidatus Methylomirabilota bacterium genome and encodes:
- a CDS encoding SIS domain-containing protein, with translation MAWTPPPARTGHPYYMHDAIYAQPGALRLVTRGQGEVIEAAAARLAGMDRVFLSGIGTSWHAALVGELLFAHAGRLGHRARAFHSFEFKGYWPDPDARTGVVVVSHRGSKRYSLEALAKAKAGGGVGVAITGKGHDGLAAADHVLRTVDQESSAAHTVSYTTALALLVTLAAGVGKNEGLLHELEEIPDMLALLLGQEAWEELAARFAGRRRYWFVGGGPNTATAYEAALKMSEANHSIALGLNCEQFLHGPWAALDAEDVVFVIAPPGPSHERCLAVARVAKEVGAPVVALAREGDDGLARLAAETIALPAVDELLSPMLAVVPLQLFTYHLALLRRVNPDTMRGDQPAHGRARAGLAL